The proteins below come from a single Aegilops tauschii subsp. strangulata cultivar AL8/78 chromosome 6, Aet v6.0, whole genome shotgun sequence genomic window:
- the LOC109754502 gene encoding GDSL esterase/lipase APG-like: MMGVRVATGKALMILVAVSIICAGGGVVASPAAAEEVPLVPAVYVFGDSTMDVGNLGNFTPSPPYGVDLPLGIVPRFSNGYNMADSISRLLGFDMSPPAYLSLTPETSVEILKGLGGVNYASGGSGILDITHNADLPLSKQVEYFAATKAKMIENGTVDIDALLSKSLFLISDGGNDMFDFIFKGRSIFEFPSFHRDLLSNYTKYVQTLYGLGARRFGLIDVPPVGCVPMMRYILSKAGLDMCERVANGLAEGFNKKLSIEMAKLADSLPGMRYSVGSSYKLVTNYTAHPEAAGFDDVKSACCGGGMFGMETLCVPDVTTCPNHDDHLFWDAVHCTQATSNKGAEAIFAAPVGLNFTAPINFKQLLLDDQPTPSAVNLLTS, from the exons ATGATGGGGGTGAGAGTGGCCACTGGCAAGGCTCTGATGATACTGGTTGCAGTGTCTATTATCTGCGCCGGCGGCGGAGTGGTGGCCTCGccggcggccgcggaggaggtGCCCCTGGTGCCGGCGGTGTACGTGTTCGGCGACTCGACGATGGACGTGGGCAACCTGGGAAACTTTACGCCGTCGCCTCCCTACGGCGTCGACCTCCCGCTGGGCATCGTGCCCAGGTTCAGCAACGGATACAACATGGCCGACTCCATCT CGAGGCTGCTGGGTTTTGATATGAGCCCGCCGGCTTACCTGTCGCTGACGCCGGAGACGAGCGTTGAGATCCTGAAAGGCTTGGGTGGAGTCAACTACGCCTCCGGTGGATCCGGCATTCTCGACATCACT CATAATGCAGACCTCCCGTTGAGCAAGCAGGTGGAGTACTTCGCGGccaccaaggcaaagatgatagAGAATGGCACCGTGGACATCGATGCGCTGCTGTCCAAGTCGCTCTTCCTCATTAGCGACGGCGGCAACGATATGTTTGACTTCATCTTCAAGGGACGGTCGATCTTTGAGTTTCCGTCCTTCCACCGGGACCTTCTGTCCAACTACACCAAGTATGTCCAGACGCTGTATGGGCTCGGGGCGCGGCGTTTCGGTCTCATTGACGTGCCACCTGTCGGATGCGTGCCGATGATGCGGTATATACTCTCCAAGGCCGGTTTGGACATGTGCGAACGCGTCGCAAACGGCCTCGCTGAGGGCTTCAACAAAAAGTTGAGCATCGAGATGGCGAAGCTCGCTGACTCGCTGCCTGGGATGAGGTACTCCGTGGGGAGCTCCTACAAGCTGGTGACCAACTACACGGCGCACCCGGAGGCCGCCGGGTTCGACGATGTGAAGAGCGCGTGCTGCGGCGGCGGGATGTTCGGCATGGAGACCTTGTGCGTGCCCGATGTCACCACCTGCCCCAACCACGACGACCATCTCTTCTGGGACGCGGTGCACTGCACCCAGGCCACCTCCAACAAGGGCGCTGAGGCCATCTTTGCCGCGCCGGTAGGGCTAAATTTCACCGCACCCATCAATTTCAAGCAGCTGCTTCTTGATGATCAACCCACACCGTCAGCCGTTAATTTACTTACGAGTTAG